The following coding sequences are from one bacterium SCSIO 12741 window:
- a CDS encoding radical SAM protein, with product MEHFHTIQGEGHHAGKAAYFIRIAGCDVGCPWCDVKESWDDQYPKASVQTMIEWVKESGAKNVVITGGEPSLYDLSELTQQFRTAGFNLWLETSGAYELTGEWDWVVLSPKRRKQPHPSNWNKVDEFKVVVVRPPDLEWASNLAENLPDSAAWYLQPEWSREEEVLPRIINFVKENPDWSISLQTHKYMRIP from the coding sequence ATGGAACATTTCCACACCATTCAGGGTGAAGGACACCATGCTGGTAAAGCTGCCTATTTTATTCGCATTGCCGGATGCGATGTGGGCTGTCCCTGGTGCGATGTAAAAGAAAGCTGGGACGATCAATACCCCAAAGCTTCCGTCCAAACCATGATCGAATGGGTAAAGGAAAGCGGAGCAAAAAACGTGGTGATCACCGGTGGAGAACCCAGTTTGTACGACCTTTCTGAATTGACTCAACAATTTAGAACGGCAGGATTTAATCTTTGGCTTGAAACCTCCGGAGCTTACGAACTGACTGGTGAATGGGATTGGGTTGTATTGTCGCCCAAGCGAAGAAAACAGCCGCATCCAAGCAATTGGAACAAGGTCGATGAATTTAAAGTAGTAGTCGTGCGTCCTCCCGATTTGGAATGGGCATCGAATTTGGCAGAAAACCTTCCCGATTCAGCGGCCTGGTATTTGCAACCTGAATGGAGTAGGGAAGAAGAGGTGCTGCCCAGAATTATCAACTTCGTTAAAGAAAATCCCGATTGGAGTATTTCTCTCCAGACGCATAAGTATATGCGGATTCCTTGA
- a CDS encoding PD40 domain-containing protein codes for MDKIWKYTCSLIVLMLMAGSLSAQYTSRDKKAVKIFEEGRIHYSRMEMTEAAEFFKLALERDPAFIEPALALGDIYYRSKQYELCIEYFGKALEIDPYFKPMLYMRLADAERKLSRFDAAKAHLETFASLGNMPPEIRASFDPMYRSVKFAAKAVKNPVPFDPKNMGPSINTAEEDYHPSLTVDKRLFVFSRKTPIRANDGRVRYQEDLYYSTGDGTGKWNPAKNFRGPINTTQANEGASSISHDGKYLFFTICPPMEHCNIHISWLGAKGWERPVKMPPPVNSSAWDAHPSFSPDGKTLYFSSARKGGRGKSDIWMIRQNDDGSWGEPKSLPFNTSGSEMTPFMHADGTTLYFSSDGLPGMGEHDLFVVKMDSRGNWGTPRNLGYPINSIENEYSMIADPDGRLAYFASERDGGYGKLDIYQFLLPDYARPITSSYLSGVVFDSETNEKLDADVELIDLATEKVMIRTQSDKTYGTFLASLPSERNYALNVSRKGYLFYSENFALKKQTKAAPRKLVVPLIPIKKGARVVLRNVFFETGKYDLQPESRAELNKLVKYLGQNPDLRIEIGGHTDNQGTAATNKTLSANRAKAVFQYLVDQGVDSSRLASKGYGQDEPIADNGTEEGRAQNRRTEFTIL; via the coding sequence ATGGATAAAATCTGGAAGTATACGTGTAGTTTGATTGTGTTGATGCTGATGGCAGGAAGTCTTTCAGCCCAATACACCAGTAGAGATAAGAAAGCCGTGAAAATCTTTGAAGAAGGCCGCATCCACTATTCCCGGATGGAAATGACGGAAGCTGCTGAGTTTTTTAAGCTGGCTTTGGAGCGCGATCCTGCCTTTATTGAACCTGCATTGGCGCTGGGGGATATCTATTACCGCAGCAAGCAATATGAGCTGTGTATCGAATACTTTGGTAAGGCCCTTGAAATTGATCCTTATTTCAAGCCTATGCTCTACATGCGATTGGCGGATGCAGAGCGCAAACTAAGTCGGTTTGATGCAGCGAAAGCTCATTTGGAAACATTTGCCTCATTGGGAAATATGCCTCCCGAAATTCGGGCGTCATTCGATCCCATGTACCGCAGCGTAAAATTTGCGGCCAAGGCGGTAAAAAATCCCGTTCCCTTTGACCCTAAAAACATGGGGCCTTCCATCAACACGGCAGAAGAGGATTACCACCCATCGTTAACGGTGGACAAGAGATTGTTTGTGTTTTCCCGCAAGACGCCTATACGAGCTAATGATGGCCGTGTTCGCTATCAGGAAGACTTGTATTACAGTACCGGCGATGGGACCGGAAAATGGAACCCTGCTAAGAATTTTAGAGGACCCATTAACACGACCCAAGCCAATGAAGGAGCCTCAAGTATTTCTCATGATGGGAAGTATTTGTTTTTTACCATTTGCCCTCCGATGGAACATTGCAACATCCATATTTCCTGGTTGGGAGCTAAAGGATGGGAACGTCCTGTAAAAATGCCACCTCCTGTAAATTCATCAGCTTGGGATGCTCACCCCAGTTTTTCACCTGATGGTAAGACGCTCTACTTTTCCAGCGCCCGAAAGGGGGGAAGAGGTAAGTCTGATATCTGGATGATTCGCCAAAACGATGATGGTAGCTGGGGAGAGCCTAAAAGTTTGCCCTTCAATACCTCAGGTTCAGAAATGACCCCATTTATGCATGCGGATGGAACCACGCTCTATTTCTCTTCAGATGGATTACCAGGAATGGGCGAGCATGACCTCTTTGTCGTAAAAATGGACTCCCGAGGAAACTGGGGTACTCCGCGTAACTTGGGATACCCAATCAACAGTATTGAAAATGAATACTCCATGATTGCCGATCCAGATGGACGTTTGGCCTATTTTGCCTCTGAGCGGGATGGTGGTTATGGTAAGTTGGATATTTACCAGTTTCTTCTTCCGGATTACGCACGTCCTATTACATCCAGCTACCTCTCGGGTGTGGTATTCGATTCAGAAACCAACGAAAAGTTAGATGCTGATGTAGAGTTGATCGATTTGGCTACTGAAAAAGTAATGATAAGAACCCAATCCGATAAGACCTATGGTACCTTCCTGGCGTCTTTGCCTTCTGAGCGAAACTATGCCTTGAATGTATCGCGAAAAGGATACCTTTTTTATTCCGAGAATTTTGCTTTGAAAAAGCAGACCAAAGCGGCTCCACGGAAGCTGGTAGTTCCATTGATCCCGATTAAAAAGGGAGCCCGTGTGGTATTAAGAAATGTGTTTTTCGAAACTGGAAAATATGACCTGCAACCCGAGAGTAGAGCGGAGTTGAATAAGCTGGTAAAGTACCTCGGACAGAATCCTGATTTAAGAATTGAAATTGGGGGGCACACCGATAATCAAGGTACGGCGGCTACGAACAAAACCCTAAGTGCGAACCGGGCCAAAGCGGTGTTCCAATATTTAGTCGATCAGGGCGTTGATTCTTCTCGTTTGGCATCTAAGGGATACGGCCAAGATGAACCCATTGCGGACAATGGAACCGAAGAAGGCCGTGCTCAAAATCGCCGAACTGAATTTACCATTCTGTAA
- a CDS encoding T9SS type A sorting domain-containing protein, protein MLDTRLLLILGLLLSTGLKAQVDSAYMYSFGGGRDDFGRDMELTQDNGFILVGSTSSFGAGNSDVYLVKTDSALKRTWSVALGHGHLEVGRAVEISPIGGGYVICGYTNSIGNGGYDAYVLGTDPSGKLLWERTMGGFDWDFAHDLKPTSDGGYLVVGKTYSFSDNGKADGYIFKIKANGDLEWEKNLGSGGDDEFNRIIPTRDGNFAICGARQDTSMDGNPQNFWLVKMDETGKILFDAHYSYPISRSGHGIIENQKGEFVMVGIEVDEKLGVNNEYVMVADSTGKFVRHIDVLFGEKTDEMYDIVEGSSLYFTMGHTNSHGNGEPKGIFGARTISIDFNMQLVYGPVVGEGWYDKKMYTVRIKDGRRYGIGDVGSFENQYRDMGVIEYRSDTNAWRYGLSETYRFQDTTLDRTVAVENHETQADGFQLYPNPVSDRLIIQAPSINGPMNFHILDIRGSILEEYEIDFQGEAALDVSRLSQGSYILVIDGHIPLRFQK, encoded by the coding sequence GTGCTTGATACCAGACTACTTTTAATTCTTGGCCTTTTGCTGTCCACAGGACTCAAGGCTCAGGTAGATTCTGCCTACATGTATTCATTCGGCGGTGGTCGTGATGACTTTGGTCGTGATATGGAATTGACCCAAGACAATGGGTTTATTCTTGTTGGTAGTACCAGCAGCTTTGGCGCTGGAAATTCAGATGTGTATTTGGTAAAAACGGATTCGGCTCTTAAAAGAACCTGGTCTGTAGCCTTAGGACATGGTCACCTGGAAGTAGGTAGAGCTGTGGAAATCTCACCGATTGGTGGCGGCTATGTCATTTGCGGCTACACCAACAGTATTGGAAATGGTGGCTACGATGCCTATGTTTTGGGAACCGATCCCAGTGGCAAGCTTCTTTGGGAGCGAACCATGGGTGGATTTGATTGGGATTTTGCCCATGACCTTAAACCCACTTCAGACGGTGGATACCTGGTAGTAGGCAAAACCTACAGTTTCTCCGACAACGGTAAGGCCGATGGCTACATTTTTAAGATCAAGGCCAATGGCGATCTTGAATGGGAAAAGAACCTGGGTTCAGGAGGTGACGACGAATTCAATCGTATCATTCCAACCCGAGATGGAAACTTTGCCATTTGTGGAGCCCGTCAAGACACCTCGATGGATGGAAATCCTCAAAATTTCTGGTTGGTGAAGATGGACGAAACCGGAAAAATTCTTTTTGATGCACATTACAGCTACCCTATAAGTCGCTCAGGACACGGAATTATAGAAAATCAAAAGGGCGAATTCGTAATGGTTGGAATCGAAGTAGATGAAAAACTTGGAGTCAACAACGAATACGTGATGGTTGCCGATAGCACAGGTAAGTTTGTTCGCCATATTGATGTACTGTTTGGCGAAAAGACGGATGAGATGTACGACATTGTTGAAGGCAGCTCACTCTACTTTACAATGGGTCATACCAATTCACATGGAAACGGTGAACCTAAAGGAATTTTTGGTGCTCGTACCATTAGTATCGACTTCAACATGCAGTTGGTGTACGGGCCTGTGGTTGGTGAAGGCTGGTATGACAAGAAGATGTACACCGTCCGCATCAAAGATGGTCGTAGATACGGAATTGGCGATGTAGGAAGTTTCGAAAACCAATACCGCGATATGGGAGTTATCGAGTACCGCAGCGATACCAATGCCTGGCGATACGGCTTATCCGAAACCTACCGCTTTCAAGACACCACTTTAGATCGCACCGTTGCGGTTGAAAATCATGAAACACAAGCGGATGGATTTCAATTGTACCCTAACCCGGTATCCGATCGACTTATCATTCAGGCCCCATCGATCAATGGCCCCATGAACTTCCATATCCTCGATATTAGAGGAAGTATTTTGGAAGAATATGAAATCGATTTTCAGGGAGAAGCTGCCTTAGATGTTAGTCGTCTATCCCAGGGCAGTTACATTCTGGTCATTGATGGGCATATACCCTTGAGGTTTCAGAAGTAG
- the hutI gene encoding imidazolonepropionase, which translates to MGKILIKNIKQLVGFEESGKEKTRVVGSEMNQLNVLEDAWLAVEGDRILAFGEMKDWGGITDWNDLEVIDASGKIVMPAFCDSHSHIVYYGNRESEFADRIRGVSYEEIAKRGGGIINSALNLRKASEDELFEQSVARAHEVMSFGTGALEIKSGYGLSVDSELKMLRVIKRIQKETPLMVRSTLLAAHALPPEYKDNKSGYLDLIVNEIIPQVKEEGLAEYIDIFCEKGYFDNQDTERVLQAGLDHGLIPKYHVNQFTISGGIEVGLKLNALSVDHLEELADDEIEMLKDSPTISTLLPSCSFFLEIPYSPARKMIDSGLGVALATDYNPGSTPSGKMPFVMSLACIKMKMTPEEAINASCLNGAYAMGWSSELGSIAEGKRANLIITREMPSYSYIPYAFGGDHIDTVILNGQKV; encoded by the coding sequence ATGGGAAAGATTCTGATCAAAAACATCAAGCAATTAGTCGGATTTGAAGAAAGCGGAAAAGAGAAGACGCGCGTAGTCGGTTCCGAAATGAACCAATTAAACGTGTTGGAAGATGCCTGGTTGGCCGTTGAAGGTGACCGAATTCTGGCTTTTGGTGAGATGAAAGATTGGGGCGGAATCACAGACTGGAATGACTTGGAGGTGATTGATGCCAGCGGAAAAATTGTGATGCCCGCTTTTTGCGATTCACATTCCCACATCGTGTATTACGGAAACCGCGAATCAGAATTTGCGGATCGTATCCGGGGAGTTTCCTACGAAGAAATTGCCAAAAGGGGAGGAGGGATTATCAATTCAGCCCTCAACCTAAGGAAGGCTTCCGAAGATGAGTTGTTTGAACAATCCGTTGCCCGTGCCCATGAGGTAATGTCTTTTGGTACAGGAGCTTTAGAAATTAAAAGTGGTTATGGACTAAGCGTAGATAGCGAATTGAAGATGCTTCGAGTGATCAAACGTATCCAAAAGGAAACTCCTTTGATGGTTCGCTCTACTTTGTTGGCAGCACATGCTCTTCCTCCGGAATACAAAGACAATAAATCAGGCTACCTGGATTTGATTGTGAATGAGATCATTCCACAGGTAAAAGAAGAAGGCTTGGCCGAATACATTGATATTTTCTGCGAGAAAGGATACTTCGACAACCAGGATACCGAGCGCGTACTTCAAGCCGGATTAGACCATGGGTTGATACCCAAATACCATGTGAATCAATTCACCATTTCTGGAGGTATTGAAGTGGGGCTCAAGCTGAATGCTCTTTCAGTGGACCACCTGGAAGAGTTAGCCGACGACGAAATCGAAATGCTTAAGGATAGCCCCACCATTTCAACTTTGTTGCCCTCTTGTTCCTTCTTTTTGGAAATACCCTATTCCCCGGCTCGAAAAATGATCGACTCTGGGTTGGGGGTTGCTTTGGCCACAGATTACAACCCGGGATCGACGCCTTCTGGTAAAATGCCCTTTGTAATGTCCTTGGCCTGTATCAAAATGAAAATGACTCCTGAGGAGGCTATTAATGCGTCCTGCCTGAATGGAGCCTATGCCATGGGTTGGTCTTCTGAACTTGGATCTATTGCTGAAGGTAAACGTGCTAATTTGATAATTACCAGGGAGATGCCTTCGTATTCTTACATTCCCTATGCCTTTGGAGGCGACCACATTGACACCGTTATACTGAACGGACAGAAAGTATAA
- a CDS encoding outer membrane protein transport protein → MQKLLFTALAVVLFLSSSAGGFQVSLQGQKQIGMGHVGVPMLFGASSIYFNPGALPMLDSTFSASLGMSTIFSKAYYQNETYNQTFESDNPVGTPFSAYANYILKERISIGLGVYTPFGSSVVWDDQWAGRYLIQKIQLRSFFIQPTVGYKVMDNLGIGVGFIWATGNVKINRAINLPVGDNTETVELSSGANGYGFNAGIYYDPMEQLHIGLSYKSGIKMEAKDGDVTMKVPASLNSNFPETNKFSTTLNLPGSVNFGIGYDLTDKITIAAEANWVNWDVYDSLVFDFETNTDGLEDSRNPRLYENTIAFRLGANYQHSEKLSVRLGAYYDPSPVQDEYFTPETPNMDNLGFTGGASYSPMKNLSIDVSLLYIYGLERESQYKPANFSGTYRTTAWVPGLGLSYNF, encoded by the coding sequence ATGCAAAAACTTCTATTTACAGCATTGGCTGTGGTGTTATTTCTGTCTTCTTCTGCCGGAGGATTTCAGGTCTCACTCCAGGGTCAAAAACAAATTGGAATGGGCCACGTGGGTGTTCCCATGCTCTTTGGAGCGAGTAGTATTTATTTCAATCCCGGAGCTTTGCCCATGCTTGACAGCACTTTTTCGGCTTCGTTGGGAATGAGTACCATTTTTTCCAAAGCGTACTACCAAAACGAAACCTACAACCAAACTTTCGAATCCGACAATCCTGTGGGTACTCCATTCAGTGCCTATGCCAACTATATCCTTAAAGAGCGAATTTCCATTGGTTTGGGTGTATACACTCCCTTCGGAAGTTCTGTGGTATGGGACGATCAATGGGCCGGTCGTTACTTAATTCAAAAAATTCAACTTCGATCCTTCTTCATTCAACCCACGGTGGGTTATAAGGTGATGGATAACCTGGGAATCGGAGTTGGGTTTATCTGGGCGACGGGAAATGTAAAGATTAACCGAGCCATCAATTTACCTGTGGGAGACAATACCGAAACGGTAGAATTGTCAAGTGGAGCGAATGGATATGGCTTCAACGCTGGTATCTACTACGATCCTATGGAACAACTACACATCGGCCTGTCCTACAAGTCGGGAATTAAGATGGAAGCGAAAGATGGAGATGTGACCATGAAGGTTCCTGCTTCTCTGAATTCCAATTTTCCTGAGACCAATAAGTTTTCTACAACCCTCAACTTGCCTGGATCTGTCAACTTTGGTATCGGCTATGACTTAACCGATAAAATCACCATCGCGGCAGAGGCTAATTGGGTAAATTGGGATGTGTATGATTCCTTGGTGTTTGATTTTGAAACCAATACCGATGGGTTGGAAGATAGTCGTAATCCGCGGTTGTATGAAAATACCATAGCCTTTCGTTTGGGAGCCAATTATCAGCACAGTGAAAAGCTTTCTGTACGGTTAGGAGCCTACTACGATCCATCGCCTGTTCAGGATGAGTACTTTACCCCAGAAACTCCGAATATGGACAACCTGGGTTTTACCGGAGGAGCCAGTTACTCGCCGATGAAGAACTTGAGCATAGATGTATCTCTGCTCTACATCTACGGATTGGAGCGTGAATCGCAGTACAAGCCGGCCAATTTTTCAGGAACATACAGAACTACAGCCTGGGTTCCAGGACTTGGATTATCATACAATTTTTAA
- a CDS encoding G-D-S-L family lipolytic protein produces the protein MKKWTTIWIAASVLVVLSCDRKFEDPNFEGGSADYSRFVAVGNSLTAGFADGALYKSGQENSFPSMVATQLQSVGGASTFKQPLMADDFGGIPLVSPNVKLVLGYSTNCKGETGLGPVASTTNPANPANGASVAASGPYNNVGVPGAKVEHLLAPGYGDPANLTLGLANPYYVRFASSTNSTVLQDALLSNPTFFSLWIGNNDILGYATSGGEGGDPATPAGNFTAAYTALVAGLTANGAKGVCMNIPDVTSIPFFTTVPYNGANLEQSLATQLNQLFLFVADTFNAIAPGLGEQYRFNFQAGANAFLVEEPVSATNPLGIRQLKEGELILLSVDQDAMRCEGYGVFDQSKFDPANPASALAAISPLKDSDVLKASEIAKISDHVASYNATIKSVAESRGLAYADMNSVLASVKENGFTFDGVTFQTTYVTGGTFSLDGVHLTPRGYAIAANATIDAINLKYGGNIPKVSVTNYPGLAMP, from the coding sequence ATGAAGAAATGGACAACAATTTGGATAGCAGCCTCCGTATTGGTCGTACTATCCTGTGACAGAAAATTTGAAGACCCCAATTTTGAAGGTGGCTCGGCAGACTATTCTCGATTTGTAGCAGTCGGAAACTCGTTGACCGCTGGATTTGCAGATGGGGCCTTATACAAGAGCGGACAGGAAAACTCCTTTCCGAGCATGGTGGCTACTCAATTGCAATCCGTAGGCGGAGCATCTACCTTTAAGCAGCCGTTGATGGCCGACGACTTCGGTGGAATTCCCTTGGTGAGCCCCAATGTAAAATTGGTCTTGGGTTATTCCACCAATTGTAAGGGTGAAACTGGCTTAGGCCCGGTTGCGTCAACAACCAATCCGGCGAATCCGGCCAACGGTGCCTCTGTAGCAGCCAGCGGTCCCTACAACAATGTCGGAGTTCCGGGAGCCAAGGTTGAGCATCTATTGGCCCCAGGATACGGAGATCCGGCAAACTTGACATTGGGCTTGGCAAATCCTTATTACGTGCGATTCGCTTCAAGTACCAATTCAACGGTGTTGCAGGATGCCTTGTTGAGTAACCCTACATTTTTTAGTCTTTGGATTGGTAACAACGACATTCTCGGATATGCCACTTCGGGTGGAGAAGGAGGAGACCCGGCCACTCCAGCTGGAAACTTTACAGCTGCATACACCGCATTGGTAGCTGGGTTGACGGCCAATGGCGCTAAGGGAGTTTGCATGAATATTCCGGATGTGACTTCGATTCCGTTTTTTACCACGGTACCCTATAATGGGGCTAATTTGGAACAATCTTTAGCAACCCAGTTGAATCAGCTGTTCTTGTTTGTGGCGGATACTTTCAATGCCATCGCTCCTGGATTGGGAGAGCAGTATCGGTTCAATTTTCAGGCCGGTGCCAATGCCTTTTTGGTTGAAGAACCCGTTTCAGCGACCAACCCTCTGGGTATTCGTCAGTTGAAAGAAGGAGAATTGATTTTGCTGAGTGTGGATCAGGATGCTATGCGTTGTGAAGGATATGGTGTATTCGATCAAAGCAAGTTTGATCCTGCCAATCCGGCCTCCGCTTTAGCGGCCATTTCTCCGTTAAAGGATTCTGATGTTCTAAAGGCAAGTGAGATTGCAAAAATTAGCGATCACGTGGCTTCCTACAACGCCACCATCAAATCGGTAGCAGAGAGCAGAGGCCTGGCCTATGCGGACATGAATTCTGTATTGGCTTCGGTGAAAGAAAACGGTTTTACCTTCGATGGGGTAACTTTTCAAACCACCTACGTAACCGGAGGAACTTTCTCTCTGGATGGCGTGCATTTAACACCTCGCGGTTATGCGATTGCCGCCAATGCAACGATTGATGCCATTAATCTGAAATACGGAGGGAATATTCCCAAAGTAAGTGTAACAAACTACCCTGGATTGGCAATGCCCTAA
- the ftcD gene encoding glutamate formimidoyltransferase → MEKRLIECVPNISEGRDQDKINAIAGVVETVDGVRLLDVDPGKATNRTVITFVGEPEVVIEAAFRLIEKAAELIDMSGHSGEHPRFGATDVCPLVPVSGITLEETAVYAHKLGERVGKELGIPGYFYEEAAKEEKRRNLANCREGEYEGLKNKLSNPDWTPDFGPAEFNERAQRTGATAISARDFLVAYNVNLNTTSTRRANAIAFDIREAGRIKREGNGITGKVVKDENGNPVREPGKLKCVKGIGWYIEEYGIAQISYNLTNISVTSIHEAFDETCKSAEQRGLRVTGSELIGLVPLNAMLDAGKYFLKKQNRSLGVPESEIIKIAVKSLGLDDLAPFDPNEKIIEYKLRDSQTKRLVDMDLTGFADETASESPAPGGGSISAYVGALGVSLGTMVANLSSHKRGWDDRWEEFSNWAVEGQKIKDELLFLVDEDTESFNRIIDAFRMPKDSEEDKARRSEAIEAATKYAIEIPFRVMETTFRSFELIKTMTEIGNPNSVTDAAVGALCARTAIMGAFLNVKINAADLKDRNFVDEIITKGNDLQSRAQQLEAEILQLAESKM, encoded by the coding sequence ATGGAAAAGAGATTAATCGAATGTGTACCCAATATCTCGGAAGGCCGGGATCAAGATAAAATCAATGCCATTGCTGGAGTCGTTGAAACCGTGGACGGAGTTAGACTCCTCGACGTTGACCCTGGAAAGGCTACCAACCGCACGGTAATCACTTTTGTGGGCGAACCTGAAGTAGTTATTGAGGCTGCTTTTCGTCTTATTGAAAAGGCTGCTGAACTTATTGATATGAGTGGCCACAGTGGAGAGCATCCGAGATTCGGTGCTACTGATGTTTGCCCATTGGTACCGGTGTCTGGTATTACCTTGGAAGAAACAGCTGTATACGCTCATAAGCTTGGAGAGCGTGTTGGAAAGGAACTTGGAATTCCTGGTTATTTCTACGAAGAAGCAGCCAAAGAGGAAAAGAGAAGAAACCTGGCCAACTGCCGTGAAGGTGAGTACGAAGGCTTGAAAAATAAATTGAGTAACCCAGATTGGACTCCGGACTTTGGTCCAGCCGAGTTCAACGAACGTGCACAGAGAACCGGAGCTACGGCTATTTCAGCTCGTGACTTTTTGGTAGCTTATAACGTTAACCTAAACACGACTTCTACTCGCCGAGCCAATGCGATTGCCTTTGACATTCGTGAAGCAGGACGAATTAAAAGAGAAGGTAATGGCATTACCGGAAAGGTGGTGAAAGATGAAAACGGTAACCCCGTTCGTGAACCTGGAAAATTGAAATGTGTTAAAGGAATTGGTTGGTACATTGAGGAGTACGGAATCGCGCAGATCTCGTACAACCTGACCAACATTAGTGTGACTTCGATCCACGAAGCCTTTGATGAAACCTGTAAGTCTGCCGAGCAAAGAGGACTTCGTGTTACCGGTTCTGAGTTGATCGGATTGGTGCCGCTGAATGCCATGTTGGATGCGGGAAAATACTTCCTGAAAAAGCAAAATCGTTCTTTGGGTGTTCCTGAAAGTGAGATTATTAAAATTGCGGTTAAGTCTTTGGGACTGGACGATTTGGCTCCTTTCGATCCCAATGAAAAGATTATTGAATACAAACTTCGCGATAGCCAAACCAAGCGATTGGTGGATATGGACCTCACTGGATTTGCTGATGAAACAGCCAGTGAATCTCCAGCCCCGGGTGGCGGATCAATTTCTGCCTACGTAGGAGCATTGGGCGTGAGCTTGGGCACCATGGTGGCTAACCTATCTTCTCACAAAAGAGGATGGGATGATCGCTGGGAAGAATTCTCTAATTGGGCCGTAGAAGGGCAAAAAATCAAGGATGAATTGCTTTTCTTGGTGGATGAGGATACGGAGTCCTTTAACCGAATTATTGATGCCTTCCGCATGCCTAAGGATAGCGAAGAAGATAAAGCACGCAGATCAGAGGCTATTGAAGCCGCAACCAAGTATGCTATTGAAATTCCATTTCGGGTTATGGAAACTACTTTCCGCTCCTTTGAGTTGATCAAAACCATGACGGAAATTGGTAACCCTAATTCCGTGACCGATGCAGCTGTTGGAGCACTTTGTGCCCGTACGGCAATCATGGGAGCTTTCCTCAATGTAAAGATTAATGCAGCGGACCTGAAGGACAGAAACTTTGTGGATGAAATTATCACCAAAGGGAATGATCTTCAGTCTCGTGCACAGCAGTTAGAAGCCGAGATTCTGCAACTGGCAGAGTCGAAAATGTAA
- a CDS encoding ribonuclease Z, with product MAISVTVLGSNSAIPALQRHPSAQVVSIDQTLILVDCGEATQIQMRKYGIKFQRISHILISHLHGDHYFGLIGLLNTMHLLGREKELTLFGPPELKEIIYLQLKVAKTRFRYPLNFQPLDFQNTGLIFENQKFRISTVPLEHRIPCFGFVFEEVPGPGNIKKEIIEKYQPSIADLQRIKRGEDLVLANGSVVPNKDLTTPPPPPKKYAYVTDTRPTEHYLEGISGADLLYHEATFKVDSAERAHETHHSTTHQAAEIAHKTGARRLLIGHFSTRYKDLQPLLDETREVFDQAELALEGETYLL from the coding sequence ATGGCGATCAGCGTTACGGTACTGGGTTCTAATTCAGCAATTCCGGCGCTCCAAAGACATCCTTCAGCACAAGTAGTCAGCATTGACCAAACCCTCATTTTGGTTGATTGCGGAGAAGCTACGCAAATTCAGATGCGTAAATATGGCATCAAGTTTCAGCGTATATCTCATATCCTGATTTCCCACCTCCATGGCGATCACTACTTTGGTCTCATAGGATTGCTCAATACCATGCACCTGTTAGGCCGTGAAAAAGAGCTTACCCTCTTCGGTCCTCCAGAGTTGAAGGAAATCATTTACCTCCAACTAAAGGTGGCTAAAACACGCTTTAGGTACCCGCTGAATTTTCAGCCCTTAGATTTTCAAAACACAGGACTCATTTTTGAGAACCAGAAATTCCGCATTTCTACGGTTCCATTGGAACACCGTATTCCCTGTTTTGGATTTGTGTTTGAGGAAGTTCCAGGGCCAGGTAACATCAAAAAAGAGATCATTGAAAAGTACCAGCCTTCAATTGCCGATTTGCAGCGTATTAAACGTGGTGAAGACTTGGTTTTGGCCAATGGAAGCGTAGTTCCGAATAAAGACCTCACCACTCCTCCTCCACCGCCTAAGAAGTACGCCTACGTAACCGATACTCGTCCAACAGAACACTACCTGGAAGGAATTTCAGGAGCAGACCTGCTCTACCACGAAGCTACCTTTAAAGTAGACTCTGCAGAGCGTGCACATGAAACGCACCACTCCACTACCCATCAAGCGGCCGAGATTGCCCATAAAACAGGTGCTCGAAGACTACTAATTGGTCATTTTTCTACGCGCTATAAAGATTTACAGCCGCTGTTGGATGAAACTCGCGAGGTTTTTGATCAGGCTGAATTGGCATTGGAAGGAGAGACTTATTTGCTTTGA